One Gallus gallus isolate bGalGal1 chromosome 11, bGalGal1.mat.broiler.GRCg7b, whole genome shotgun sequence DNA window includes the following coding sequences:
- the NQO1 gene encoding NAD(P)H dehydrogenase [quinone] 1 isoform 3 (isoform 3 is encoded by transcript variant 3): MAAAASSALRDKGWEVTISDLYAIGFNAVLSRRDITGPLKNPECFVYEMETAHAWKEGRLSSDIVAEQKKIEAADLIIFQFPLQWFGMPAILKGWFDRVFTDGFAYSMATMYDQGPFQKKKAMLSLTTGGMGSMYSPSGINGDMNVLLWPMQRGTLHFCGFQVLAPQICYSVRYASPEVRAQMLSTWKSRLAAIEKEKPLSFVPNSCFEMSPAGGFVLKRDVLAKQEGQQHGLSVGQHLGKAVPLDGQLRAQE, translated from the exons ATGGCAG cagcagccagcagcgcGCTGCGGGACAAGGGCTGGGAAGTCACCATCTCTGACCTCTACGCCATAGGGTTCAATGCCGTGCTCTCACGGCGCGACATCACCG GACCCCTCAAGAACCCCGAGTGCTTTGTCTACGAGATGGAGACGGCGCATGCATGGAAGGAGGGACGCCTCAGCAGCGACATCGTCGCCGAGCAGAAGAAGATTGAAGCGGCTGACCTGATCATCTTCCAG TTCCCACTGCAGTGGTTTGGGATGCCAGCCATCCTCAAGGGCTGGTTTGACCGCGTTTTCACCGACGGCTTCGCCTACTCCATGGCCACCATGTATGACCAGGGGCCCTTCCAG aagaagaaagccaTGCTGTCACTCACCACCGGCGGGATGGGCTCCATGTACAGCCCCAGCGGCATCAACGGCGACATGAACGTGCTGCTCTGGCCCATGCAG CGGGGGACCCTGCACTTCTGCGGCTTCCAGGTGCTGGCGCCCCAGATTTGCTACAGCGTGCGCTACGCGAGCCCTGAGGTGCGGGCACAGATGCTGAGTACATGGAAGAGCCGCCTGGCAGCCATTGAGAAGGAGAAGCCCCTCAGCTTCGTCCCCAACAGCTGCTTCGAGATGAGCCCGGCCGGCGGCTTCGTGCTGAAGCGCGATGTGCTGGCAAAGCAGGAGGGGCAGCAGCACGGGCTGTCGGTGGGGCAGCACCTGGGGAAGGCCGTGCCCCTCGACGGGCAGCTCCGGGCCCAGGAGTAG
- the NQO1 gene encoding NAD(P)H dehydrogenase [quinone] 1 isoform 1 (isoform 1 is encoded by transcript variant 1), translating into MAGRKALIVLAHPEKTSFNHAMAAAASSALRDKGWEVTISDLYAIGFNAVLSRRDITGPLKNPECFVYEMETAHAWKEGRLSSDIVAEQKKIEAADLIIFQFPLQWFGMPAILKGWFDRVFTDGFAYSMATMYDQGPFQKKKAMLSLTTGGMGSMYSPSGINGDMNVLLWPMQRGTLHFCGFQVLAPQICYSVRYASPEVRAQMLSTWKSRLAAIEKEKPLSFVPNSCFEMSPAGGFVLKRDVLAKQEGQQHGLSVGQHLGKAVPLDGQLRAQE; encoded by the exons ATGGCAG GCCGCAAGGCGCTCATCGTGCTGGCGCACCCCGAGAAAACCTCTTTCAACCAcgccatggcagcagcagccagcagcgcGCTGCGGGACAAGGGCTGGGAAGTCACCATCTCTGACCTCTACGCCATAGGGTTCAATGCCGTGCTCTCACGGCGCGACATCACCG GACCCCTCAAGAACCCCGAGTGCTTTGTCTACGAGATGGAGACGGCGCATGCATGGAAGGAGGGACGCCTCAGCAGCGACATCGTCGCCGAGCAGAAGAAGATTGAAGCGGCTGACCTGATCATCTTCCAG TTCCCACTGCAGTGGTTTGGGATGCCAGCCATCCTCAAGGGCTGGTTTGACCGCGTTTTCACCGACGGCTTCGCCTACTCCATGGCCACCATGTATGACCAGGGGCCCTTCCAG aagaagaaagccaTGCTGTCACTCACCACCGGCGGGATGGGCTCCATGTACAGCCCCAGCGGCATCAACGGCGACATGAACGTGCTGCTCTGGCCCATGCAG CGGGGGACCCTGCACTTCTGCGGCTTCCAGGTGCTGGCGCCCCAGATTTGCTACAGCGTGCGCTACGCGAGCCCTGAGGTGCGGGCACAGATGCTGAGTACATGGAAGAGCCGCCTGGCAGCCATTGAGAAGGAGAAGCCCCTCAGCTTCGTCCCCAACAGCTGCTTCGAGATGAGCCCGGCCGGCGGCTTCGTGCTGAAGCGCGATGTGCTGGCAAAGCAGGAGGGGCAGCAGCACGGGCTGTCGGTGGGGCAGCACCTGGGGAAGGCCGTGCCCCTCGACGGGCAGCTCCGGGCCCAGGAGTAG
- the NQO1 gene encoding NAD(P)H dehydrogenase [quinone] 1 isoform 2 (isoform 2 is encoded by transcript variant 2), translating to MAGRKALIVLAHPEKTSFNHAMAAAASSALRDKGWEVTISDLYAIGFNAVLSRRDITGPLKNPECFVYEMETAHAWKEGRLSSDIVAEQKKIEAADLIIFQFPLQWFGMPAILKGWFDRVFTDGFAYSMATMYDQGPFQKKKAMLSLTTGGMGSMYSPSGINGDMNVLLWPMQVLAPQICYSVRYASPEVRAQMLSTWKSRLAAIEKEKPLSFVPNSCFEMSPAGGFVLKRDVLAKQEGQQHGLSVGQHLGKAVPLDGQLRAQE from the exons ATGGCAG GCCGCAAGGCGCTCATCGTGCTGGCGCACCCCGAGAAAACCTCTTTCAACCAcgccatggcagcagcagccagcagcgcGCTGCGGGACAAGGGCTGGGAAGTCACCATCTCTGACCTCTACGCCATAGGGTTCAATGCCGTGCTCTCACGGCGCGACATCACCG GACCCCTCAAGAACCCCGAGTGCTTTGTCTACGAGATGGAGACGGCGCATGCATGGAAGGAGGGACGCCTCAGCAGCGACATCGTCGCCGAGCAGAAGAAGATTGAAGCGGCTGACCTGATCATCTTCCAG TTCCCACTGCAGTGGTTTGGGATGCCAGCCATCCTCAAGGGCTGGTTTGACCGCGTTTTCACCGACGGCTTCGCCTACTCCATGGCCACCATGTATGACCAGGGGCCCTTCCAG aagaagaaagccaTGCTGTCACTCACCACCGGCGGGATGGGCTCCATGTACAGCCCCAGCGGCATCAACGGCGACATGAACGTGCTGCTCTGGCCCATGCAG GTGCTGGCGCCCCAGATTTGCTACAGCGTGCGCTACGCGAGCCCTGAGGTGCGGGCACAGATGCTGAGTACATGGAAGAGCCGCCTGGCAGCCATTGAGAAGGAGAAGCCCCTCAGCTTCGTCCCCAACAGCTGCTTCGAGATGAGCCCGGCCGGCGGCTTCGTGCTGAAGCGCGATGTGCTGGCAAAGCAGGAGGGGCAGCAGCACGGGCTGTCGGTGGGGCAGCACCTGGGGAAGGCCGTGCCCCTCGACGGGCAGCTCCGGGCCCAGGAGTAG